A section of the Rhipicephalus sanguineus isolate Rsan-2018 chromosome 11, BIME_Rsan_1.4, whole genome shotgun sequence genome encodes:
- the LOC119373474 gene encoding LOW QUALITY PROTEIN: long-chain-fatty-acid--CoA ligase 4-like (The sequence of the model RefSeq protein was modified relative to this genomic sequence to represent the inferred CDS: inserted 1 base in 1 codon), translated as MSAFAIETVLGLIKVLGTVYDLVTLPVYAVLQQPWVYWKRKRMCFAKRIIEGDPSSPYRLLDNSEVENLRGIQTLDEVARRAIRAYAKRPAMGTRRILGRTEEKQPNGKVFKKLVLGDYEWWTYEEVDRKIDLTARGLLSIGARPRQFLAILAETRAEWMLTAQACFRTNIPLVTLYATLSNEDIVSAVNVTEVTHLVTSSDLITRVLSVVGKMPSLTHIVYMENPNAKPPAPLQDGPQVIPFSSLEERGVDHEHEQCSPSPDDVAIVMFTSGSSGMPKGVMASHRNLISSMNGFGVVCDKFGAYTCDDVYLAYLPLAHMLELAAETLLFGAGARIGYSSPLTITDNASAVAKGCRGDVTLLQPTVFVCVPLIVDRLRKGVNEVAASKGPFFKALFDYAVQYKNFWLDLGFDTPILNQLVFKHVRLLLGPNLKVLACGSAPLSSHTRRFVRACMGCRVIEGYGLTETSGAASIMNAEDVSADRVGAPLXGCYLRLVDWEEGNYRTSDKPNPRGEIVVGGPCVTKGYYKNEELTRESFREEGGIRWFYTGDIGEIFPDGTLKIVDRKKDLVKLQFGEYISLGRVESVLKTCTLVDNLFVYGNSLHTYLVALVAPNLKQLQRIARRLGRDEDFVSNATVKDLCQDAQVAKAAEEAILEYARGSGLLKTEVPGRVKLCSEEWKPDTGLVTATYKIRRKPLQSFYQRDIDAMYGLSEESRLRRA; from the exons ATGTCTGCGTTTGCGATAGAAACCGTCCTGGGTCTCATCAAAGTCCTGGGCACCGTCTATGACTTGGTCACTCTTCCGGTGTACGCCGTACTCCAGCAGCCCTGGGTGTACTGGAAGCGAAAGCGGATGTGCTTCGCCAAGCGCATCATCGAGGGCGACCCTTCGTCCCCGTACCGGCTCCTGGACAACTCCGAGGTCGAGAACCTCAGGGGAATCCAGACGCTTGACGAGGTCGCGCGCAGGGCCATCCGGGCTTACGCCAAGAGGCCCGCCATGGGCACGCGACGCATCCTCGGGCGAACCGAAGAGAAGCAGCCCAACGGCAAGGTCTTCAAGAAACTCGTACTGGGTGACTACGAGTGGTGGACGTACGAAGAGGTGGACCGCAAGATCGACCTCACGGCTCGCGGTCTCCTCTCCATCGGAGCGAGGCCTCGACAGTTCCTGGCCATCTTGGCCGAGACGAGGGCCGAGTGGATGCTGACGGCGCAGGCCTGCTTCCGTACCAACATACCGCTGGTGACGCTGTACGCTACGCTCAGCAACGAGGACATCGTGAGCGCAGTGAACGTGACCGAGGTGACGCACCTGGTCACCTCGTCGGACCTCATCACGCGGGTGCTCAGCGTCGTGGGCAAGATGCCGTCGCTGACGCACATCGTTTACATGGAGAACCCCAACGCCAAGCCTCCGGCTCCGTTGCAGGATGGTCCTCAG GTAATCCCATTCTCGAGCCTGGAAGAGCGGGGCGTCGACCACGAACACGAGCAGTGCTCGCCCTCTCCGGACGACGTCGCCATCGTCATGTTCACCAGCGGCTCGTCGGGGATGCCCAAGGGCGTCATGGCTTCCCACAGGAACCTCATCTCCTCCATGAACGGCTTCGGCGTCGTGTGCGACAAATTCGGCGCCTACACCTGCGACGACGTGTACCTCGCCTACCTCCCGCTGGCTCACATGCTCGAGCTGGCCGCCGAGACGCTGCTCTTCGGCGCGGGCGCGCGCATCGGCTACTCCTCCCCGCTCACGATCACCGACAACGCATCCGCCGTAGCCAAGGGCTGTCGCGGTGACGTGACCCTCCTTCAGCCCACCGTCTTCGTCTGCGTGCCCCTCATAGTGGACCGTCTTCGCAAGGGCGTCAACGAGGTGGCCGCGTCCAAGGGACCCTTCTTCAAGGCCCTGTTCGACTACGCCGTCCAGTACAAGAACTTCTGGCTCGACCTGGGCTTCGACACGCCCATCCTGAACCAGCTGGTCTTCAAGCACGTCCGCCTTCTGCTGGGACCCAACCTGAAGGTCCTCGCCTGCGGCTCGGCTCCGCTGTCGAGTCACACGCGTCGTTTCGTGAGGGCCTGCATGGGTTGTCGGGTCATCGAGGGCTACGGCCTGACGGAGACGAGCGGCGCGGCGAGCATTATGAACGCTGAGGACGTCAGTGCGGACCGCGTCGGTGCTCCAC CGGGTTGCTACCTCCGACTGGTCGACTGGGAAGAAGGCAACTACCGGACGTCGGACAAGCCTAACCCTCGAGGGGAGATCGTCGTCGGTGGTCCCTGCGTCACCAAGGGGTACTACAAGAACGAGGAGCTGACGAGGGAGTCCTTCCGAGAGGAAGGAGGCATTCGCTGGTTCTACACTGGAGACATCGGCGAGATCTTTCCCGACGGCACGCTCAAGATCGTGGACCGCAAGAAGGACCTGGTGAAGTTGCAGTTCGGCGAGTACATCTCTCTGGGTCGGGTCGAGTCGGTGCTCAAGACTTGCACGCTTGTCGACAACCTCTTCGTCTACGGCAACTCTCTGCACACCTACCTCGTGGCGCTCGTGGCTCCCAACCTGAAGCAGCTCCAGCGCATCGCTCGACGTCTGGGCAGGGACGAAGACTTCGTGTCCAACGCGACGGTCAAGGACCTGTGTCAAGACGCCCAGGTTGCCAAGGCAGCCGAGGAAGCGATCCTGGAGTACGCGCGCGGCAGCGGTCTCCTGAAGACCGAGGTGCCCGGAAGGGTGAAGCTGTGCTCGGAAGAATGGAAACCGGACACCGGGCTGGTGACAGCCACGTACAAGATTCGCAGGAAGCCCCTGCAGAGCTTCTATCAGCGAGACATCGATGCGATGTACGGACTGTCGGAGGAGAGCAGACTGCGTCGCGCATGA